From a single Molothrus ater isolate BHLD 08-10-18 breed brown headed cowbird chromosome Z, BPBGC_Mater_1.1, whole genome shotgun sequence genomic region:
- the PAIP1 gene encoding polyadenylate-binding protein-interacting protein 1 isoform X2, translating into MDLGSHSTLNEHLQKTGIPSGSQDKVSVLDSGPEMTEPQLAVDPVVTSNLSAKAPEFYPSGYNQNFNQNFTDSSFEDRCDGYLTLAEYVQDFLNHLTEQPGCFETEIEQFAETLNGWVIADEALQELVELIYQQATSVPNFSYMGARLCNYLSHHLTISPQSGNFRQLLLQRCRTEYENRDEATKGDETTRKQFHAFVLFLAELYLNLEIKGTKGQVTRAEILQEGLRELLNALFSNPVDSNLICAVKLLKLTGSVLEDAWKEKGKNNMEEIIQRIENVVLDANCSRDVKHMLLKLVELRSSNWGRVHGTTPHAEATPENDPNYFMNEPTFYTSDGVPFTAADPDYQEKYQELLEREDLFPYYEENGADLSGPGELYFDEIDDEMDPEIEEAYEKFCLESEHNRKQ; encoded by the exons AACACCTGCAAAAGACGGGAATTCCATCTGGATCTCAAGATAAAGTTTCAGTTCTTGATTCTGGACCAGAAATGACTGAACCTCAGTTAGCTGTGGATCCTGTAGTAACATCAAACTTGTCTGCTAAAGCACCTGAATTTTATCCATCAGGGTACAACCAGAACTTCAATCAGAATTTTACA GATTCCTCCTTTGAAGATAGATGTGATGGCTATCTGACTCTGGCAGAATATGTCCAAGACTTCCTAAATCACCTCACGGAGCAGCCAGGttgttttgaaacagaaatagaaCAGTTTGCTGAAACACTGAATGGCTGGGTTATTGCAGATGAAGCTTTACAAGAACTTGTTGAACTCATCTATCAGCAG gcCACATCTGTCCCAAATTTTTCATACATGGGAGCCCGGTTGTGTAACTATCTATCTCACCACCTAACCATTAGTCCACAAAGTGGGAACTTCCGACAGTTGCTGCTTCAAAG GTGTCGAACAGAGTATGAAAACAGAGATGAAGCTACTAAAGGGGATGAGACTACTAGAAAACAATTTCATGCCTTTGTGCTGTTCTTAGCTGAACTTTATCTTAACTTAGAG ATTAAGGGAACAAAGGGACAGGTTACACGGGCAGAAATTCTTCAAGAAGGCCTTCGGGAATTACTGAACGCACTCTTCTCTAATCCTGTGGACAGTAATTTGATATGTGCAGTGAAACTACTGAAG TTGACAGGTTCCGTTTTAGAAGAtgcctggaaagaaaaaggaaagaacaatATGGAGGAAATTATTCAAAGAATTGAAAATGTTGTGTTGGATGCAAACTGTAGCAG AGATGTGAAACACATGCTTCTGAAACTAGTAGAACTGCGATCTAGTAATTGGGGTAGAGTTCATGGAACAACCCCACATGCAGAAGCTACCCCTGAAAATGACCCAAACTATTTTATG AATGAACCAACATTTTACACTTCTGATGGTGTTCCTTTCACTGCAGCAGACCCAG ATTATCAAGAAAAATACCAAGAGTTGCTTGAAAGAGAGGATTTGTTTCCATattatgaagaaaatggagCAGATCTGTCAGGACCTGGAGAGCT gTATTTTGATGAGATTGATGATGAGATGGATCCAGAAATTGAAGAAGCATATGAAAAATTCTGTCTAGAATCAGAGCATAACAGAAAACAGTGA
- the PAIP1 gene encoding polyadenylate-binding protein-interacting protein 1 isoform X1 translates to MAEHLQKTGIPSGSQDKVSVLDSGPEMTEPQLAVDPVVTSNLSAKAPEFYPSGYNQNFNQNFTDSSFEDRCDGYLTLAEYVQDFLNHLTEQPGCFETEIEQFAETLNGWVIADEALQELVELIYQQATSVPNFSYMGARLCNYLSHHLTISPQSGNFRQLLLQRCRTEYENRDEATKGDETTRKQFHAFVLFLAELYLNLEIKGTKGQVTRAEILQEGLRELLNALFSNPVDSNLICAVKLLKLTGSVLEDAWKEKGKNNMEEIIQRIENVVLDANCSRDVKHMLLKLVELRSSNWGRVHGTTPHAEATPENDPNYFMNEPTFYTSDGVPFTAADPDYQEKYQELLEREDLFPYYEENGADLSGPGELYFDEIDDEMDPEIEEAYEKFCLESEHNRKQ, encoded by the exons AACACCTGCAAAAGACGGGAATTCCATCTGGATCTCAAGATAAAGTTTCAGTTCTTGATTCTGGACCAGAAATGACTGAACCTCAGTTAGCTGTGGATCCTGTAGTAACATCAAACTTGTCTGCTAAAGCACCTGAATTTTATCCATCAGGGTACAACCAGAACTTCAATCAGAATTTTACA GATTCCTCCTTTGAAGATAGATGTGATGGCTATCTGACTCTGGCAGAATATGTCCAAGACTTCCTAAATCACCTCACGGAGCAGCCAGGttgttttgaaacagaaatagaaCAGTTTGCTGAAACACTGAATGGCTGGGTTATTGCAGATGAAGCTTTACAAGAACTTGTTGAACTCATCTATCAGCAG gcCACATCTGTCCCAAATTTTTCATACATGGGAGCCCGGTTGTGTAACTATCTATCTCACCACCTAACCATTAGTCCACAAAGTGGGAACTTCCGACAGTTGCTGCTTCAAAG GTGTCGAACAGAGTATGAAAACAGAGATGAAGCTACTAAAGGGGATGAGACTACTAGAAAACAATTTCATGCCTTTGTGCTGTTCTTAGCTGAACTTTATCTTAACTTAGAG ATTAAGGGAACAAAGGGACAGGTTACACGGGCAGAAATTCTTCAAGAAGGCCTTCGGGAATTACTGAACGCACTCTTCTCTAATCCTGTGGACAGTAATTTGATATGTGCAGTGAAACTACTGAAG TTGACAGGTTCCGTTTTAGAAGAtgcctggaaagaaaaaggaaagaacaatATGGAGGAAATTATTCAAAGAATTGAAAATGTTGTGTTGGATGCAAACTGTAGCAG AGATGTGAAACACATGCTTCTGAAACTAGTAGAACTGCGATCTAGTAATTGGGGTAGAGTTCATGGAACAACCCCACATGCAGAAGCTACCCCTGAAAATGACCCAAACTATTTTATG AATGAACCAACATTTTACACTTCTGATGGTGTTCCTTTCACTGCAGCAGACCCAG ATTATCAAGAAAAATACCAAGAGTTGCTTGAAAGAGAGGATTTGTTTCCATattatgaagaaaatggagCAGATCTGTCAGGACCTGGAGAGCT gTATTTTGATGAGATTGATGATGAGATGGATCCAGAAATTGAAGAAGCATATGAAAAATTCTGTCTAGAATCAGAGCATAACAGAAAACAGTGA